Proteins encoded in a region of the Streptomyces sp. NBC_01471 genome:
- the hutH gene encoding histidine ammonia-lyase has protein sequence MHTVVVGTSGTSADDVLAVARGNARIELSAEALAALAAAREIVDALAAKPEPVYGVSTGFGALASRHISPGLRAQLQRNIVRSHAAGMGPQVEREVVRALMFLRLKTVCSGHTGVRPEVAQTMADILNAGITPVVHEYGSLGCSGDLAPLSHCALTLIGEGDAEGPDGTVRPAAELLAAAGITPVELREKEGLALLNGTDGMLGMLVMALADLQKLYTSADITAALSLEALLGTDKVLAAELHAIRPHPGQGAAAANMLKVLAGSGLTGHHQDDAPRVQDAYSVRCAPQVAGAGRDTLAHARTVAGRELASAVDNPVVLPDGRVESNGNFHGAPVAYVLDFLAIAAADLGSIAERRTDRLLDKNRSHGLPPFLAGDAGVDSGLMIAQYTQAALVSEMKRLAVPASTDSIPSSAMQEDHVSMGWSAARKLRTAVDNLTRIVAIELYAATRAIELREGLTPAPASSAVIEAVRRAGVEGPGPDRFLAPDLAAADAFVRDGGLVRAAESVTGTLD, from the coding sequence ATGCACACAGTCGTCGTGGGAACGTCCGGCACCAGCGCCGACGACGTCCTCGCCGTGGCCCGCGGCAACGCCCGTATCGAGCTCTCCGCCGAGGCCCTCGCCGCCCTGGCCGCCGCCCGCGAGATCGTGGACGCGCTGGCCGCCAAGCCCGAGCCGGTGTACGGCGTCTCGACCGGGTTCGGCGCGCTCGCCTCCCGGCACATCAGCCCCGGGCTGCGCGCCCAGCTCCAGCGCAACATCGTGCGCTCGCACGCCGCCGGCATGGGCCCGCAGGTGGAGCGCGAGGTCGTACGGGCGCTGATGTTCCTGCGGCTCAAGACCGTCTGCTCCGGGCACACCGGGGTGCGCCCCGAGGTCGCGCAGACCATGGCGGACATCCTGAACGCGGGCATCACCCCCGTCGTGCACGAGTACGGCTCGCTCGGCTGCTCCGGAGACCTGGCCCCGCTCTCGCACTGTGCGCTCACCCTGATCGGCGAGGGCGACGCGGAGGGTCCCGACGGCACCGTGCGCCCCGCCGCCGAGCTGCTCGCGGCCGCCGGGATCACCCCGGTCGAACTGCGCGAGAAGGAGGGCCTCGCCCTCCTGAACGGCACCGACGGGATGCTCGGCATGCTCGTCATGGCCCTCGCCGACCTCCAGAAGCTCTACACGTCGGCCGACATCACCGCGGCCCTGTCGCTGGAGGCGCTGCTCGGCACGGACAAGGTCCTCGCCGCCGAACTGCACGCCATCCGCCCGCACCCCGGCCAGGGAGCAGCGGCCGCCAACATGCTGAAGGTCCTTGCCGGTTCCGGCCTCACCGGGCACCACCAGGACGACGCCCCCCGCGTCCAGGACGCCTATTCGGTGCGCTGCGCCCCGCAGGTCGCGGGCGCGGGCCGGGACACCCTCGCGCACGCCCGTACGGTCGCCGGGCGCGAGCTGGCTTCGGCCGTCGACAACCCGGTGGTGCTCCCCGACGGCAGGGTGGAGTCCAACGGGAACTTCCACGGTGCCCCCGTCGCGTACGTCCTCGACTTCCTGGCCATCGCCGCCGCCGACCTGGGCTCCATCGCGGAGCGCCGCACCGACCGGCTGCTCGACAAGAACCGCTCGCACGGGCTGCCGCCCTTCCTCGCCGGCGACGCCGGTGTCGACTCGGGCCTGATGATCGCCCAGTACACCCAGGCCGCCCTGGTCAGCGAGATGAAGCGGCTCGCCGTCCCGGCGTCCACCGACTCGATCCCGTCCTCCGCGATGCAGGAGGACCACGTCTCGATGGGCTGGTCGGCCGCCCGCAAGCTGCGGACCGCCGTCGACAACCTCACCCGGATCGTCGCCATCGAGCTGTACGCGGCCACCCGCGCCATCGAACTGCGCGAGGGGCTCACGCCCGCGCCCGCCAGCAGCGCGGTGATCGAGGCCGTGCGCCGGGCGGGCGTCGAGGGTCCGGGCCCGGACCGGTTCCTCGCCCCCGACCTGGCCGCGGCCGACGCCTTCGTCCGGGACGGTGGCCTGGTCAGGGCCGCGGAGTCGGTGACGGGGACGCTGGACTGA
- a CDS encoding Ig-like domain-containing protein, whose amino-acid sequence MEKRVMTESRRRKGLMAASALLGGVLVLSACSGGDSKAGGPDGTNKSSQSAVDAAAAKDTSDARIAITPKSGADNAGINKDAKVAVTSGKLTQVAMTSSTGTAVKGTISADGASWKPDAPLERSTTYKIAVTAKDAKGRQAHENSSFTTVSPAHSFIGNFTPEDGSTVGVGMPVSINFDKPITNKKAVEDAVKVTSSSGQQVVGHWFSSTRLDLRPDQYWKEGSTVTMKLALDGVEGASGVTGVQDKTVSFKIGRNQVSVVDAAAHTMKVTQDGKTVKTIPISAGSPEHTTYNGQMVISEKYKQTRMDGSTVGFTNADGKGEYDIKDVPHAMRLSSSGTFIHGNYWGAKSLFGNSNTSHGCVGLSDTKGANDPNTSAAWFYNHSLIGDVVVVKNSHDKTIQPDNGLNGWNLNWSAWKAGSEA is encoded by the coding sequence ATGGAGAAGCGTGTGATGACGGAAAGTAGGCGGCGCAAGGGCCTGATGGCTGCGTCCGCTCTGCTCGGCGGCGTACTGGTGCTGTCGGCCTGCAGTGGTGGCGACAGCAAGGCCGGCGGCCCGGACGGTACGAACAAGTCCTCGCAGTCCGCGGTCGACGCGGCCGCGGCGAAGGACACCTCCGACGCCCGAATAGCGATCACGCCCAAGAGCGGTGCCGACAACGCGGGCATCAACAAGGACGCCAAGGTCGCCGTCACCTCGGGCAAGCTGACCCAGGTCGCGATGACCAGCTCCACGGGCACGGCGGTCAAGGGCACCATCTCGGCCGACGGCGCCAGCTGGAAGCCGGACGCCCCGCTCGAGCGCTCGACCACGTACAAGATCGCTGTCACGGCCAAGGACGCCAAGGGGCGCCAGGCGCACGAGAACTCGTCGTTCACGACGGTCTCTCCCGCGCACAGCTTCATCGGCAACTTCACGCCCGAGGACGGTTCGACCGTCGGCGTCGGCATGCCGGTCTCGATCAACTTCGACAAGCCGATCACCAACAAGAAGGCCGTCGAGGACGCCGTCAAGGTGACGTCGAGCAGCGGCCAGCAGGTCGTCGGCCACTGGTTCAGCTCCACGCGCCTTGACCTCCGTCCCGACCAGTACTGGAAGGAAGGGTCGACCGTCACCATGAAGCTGGCCCTGGACGGGGTCGAGGGCGCCAGCGGCGTCACCGGCGTCCAGGACAAGACCGTCAGCTTCAAGATCGGCCGCAACCAGGTCTCCGTCGTGGACGCAGCCGCGCACACGATGAAGGTCACGCAGGACGGCAAGACGGTCAAGACCATCCCGATCTCGGCCGGCTCCCCCGAGCACACCACGTACAACGGCCAGATGGTGATCTCGGAGAAGTACAAGCAGACCCGGATGGACGGCTCCACGGTCGGCTTCACCAACGCCGACGGCAAGGGCGAGTACGACATCAAGGACGTCCCGCACGCCATGCGGCTGTCCAGCTCCGGCACCTTCATCCACGGCAACTACTGGGGTGCCAAGTCCCTCTTCGGGAACTCGAACACCAGCCACGGCTGTGTCGGGCTCTCCGACACCAAGGGCGCCAACGACCCGAACACCTCGGCCGCGTGGTTCTACAACCACTCGCTCATCGGTGACGTGGTCGTGGTGAAGAACTCCCACGACAAGACGATCCAGCCGGACAACGGCCTCAACGGCTGGAACCTGAACTGGTCCGCGTGGAAGGCCGGTTCGGAAGCCTGA
- a CDS encoding ABC transporter ATP-binding protein, which yields MYELSGVSKRYQRGKKTIDALAGVDLTIEDGGRLVIQGPTGGGKSTLLQMLGGLDRPTGGSVVLDGVDLGKLSEAKLTTVRAQNIGFVFQSFNLIPTLTAQENVETALVPLGLRPSERRGRAADALESVGLAERFGHLPSEMSGGQQQRVAIARALVKNPKVLLADEPTGNLDEGMRDEIMEVLEVLWKEHGLTFVMVTHDTALARRAPRLATIRKGKVTITENAAA from the coding sequence ATGTACGAACTCAGCGGAGTCAGCAAGCGCTACCAGCGCGGCAAGAAGACCATCGACGCGCTCGCCGGGGTCGACCTGACCATCGAGGACGGCGGCCGGCTGGTCATCCAGGGTCCCACCGGTGGCGGCAAGTCCACCCTCCTCCAGATGCTCGGCGGCCTCGACCGGCCGACCGGGGGCAGCGTCGTGCTCGACGGGGTGGACCTCGGGAAGCTCAGCGAGGCCAAGCTCACCACGGTGCGCGCCCAGAACATCGGCTTCGTCTTCCAGTCCTTCAACCTGATACCGACGCTCACCGCCCAGGAGAACGTCGAGACCGCACTCGTCCCGCTCGGTCTCAGGCCGTCCGAACGGCGCGGAAGGGCTGCCGACGCCCTGGAATCCGTCGGCCTCGCCGAGCGCTTCGGGCACCTCCCGTCCGAGATGTCCGGCGGGCAGCAGCAGCGCGTCGCCATCGCCCGCGCGCTGGTCAAGAACCCCAAGGTGCTGCTCGCCGACGAGCCGACGGGCAACCTCGACGAGGGCATGCGCGACGAGATCATGGAGGTGCTCGAAGTGCTCTGGAAGGAGCACGGGCTGACCTTCGTCATGGTCACCCACGACACGGCGCTCGCCCGCCGGGCTCCCCGGCTCGCGACCATCCGCAAGGGCAAGGTCACCATCACCGAGAACGCGGCGGCGTAG
- a CDS encoding ABC transporter permease produces the protein MFFTYLRRELRRRRKAALVVASGLALGIALVIVVSSVSAGMGQAQDKVLQSLYGLGTDMTVTKAEAPAGTTGGNARPTFQFGAKGSGDDSKQSSDRVMVQGFQTLSSATVGKVGEQSGVSSAVGGLSLNVLKVDGQFKRGEFKQRAGGAGATGRRGGGAGAPQGEVRGGGANFGVDSYTVYGTDVAHLGLGPLTSSKITAGRTFTSTETDARVAVVDASYAKKKKLAVGSTVTISSVAYKIVGVATPDSGDAAANLYLPLKQAQTLAGAKDKVTTVYVKATDSQRISGVKSAVQKNVPGTTVTTSADLADTVSGSLSTASDLATNVGKWLSIAVLIAAFLVAGLLTSSAVSRRVREFGTLKALGWKSGRVTRQVVGEALVNGLLGGVIGIALGLAGAYIVTAISPTLSASVGSSGGGARGGFGGGGFGGGMRGGFGGGRQAASKALDIALTAPVSVSTIGVAVALAVAGGLIAGGFGGWRASRLRPADALRRVE, from the coding sequence ATGTTCTTCACCTATCTCCGGCGCGAGCTGCGCCGACGCAGAAAGGCGGCGCTCGTCGTCGCCTCCGGGCTGGCCCTCGGCATCGCGCTGGTCATCGTCGTCAGTTCGGTCTCCGCAGGGATGGGCCAGGCGCAGGACAAGGTCCTGCAGTCCCTGTACGGCCTCGGTACGGACATGACGGTCACGAAGGCCGAGGCGCCCGCCGGGACCACCGGGGGCAACGCACGACCCACGTTCCAGTTCGGCGCGAAGGGCAGCGGCGACGACTCGAAGCAGAGCAGCGACCGGGTGATGGTGCAGGGTTTCCAGACCCTGTCGTCGGCGACCGTCGGCAAGGTTGGCGAGCAGAGCGGTGTCTCCAGTGCCGTCGGCGGGCTGAGCCTCAACGTGCTGAAGGTCGACGGCCAGTTCAAGCGCGGCGAGTTCAAGCAGCGGGCGGGCGGCGCCGGTGCCACCGGCCGCAGGGGCGGCGGTGCCGGAGCCCCGCAGGGTGAGGTCCGGGGCGGCGGCGCCAACTTCGGCGTCGACTCGTACACCGTGTACGGGACGGACGTGGCCCACCTCGGCCTCGGCCCGCTGACCTCGTCGAAGATCACCGCGGGACGCACCTTCACCAGCACGGAGACCGACGCGAGGGTCGCCGTCGTCGACGCCTCGTACGCCAAGAAGAAGAAGCTCGCGGTCGGCTCCACCGTGACCATCTCCTCGGTCGCGTACAAGATCGTGGGGGTCGCCACCCCCGACAGCGGGGACGCGGCGGCCAACCTCTATCTGCCGCTGAAGCAGGCCCAGACGCTCGCCGGTGCCAAGGACAAGGTCACCACGGTGTACGTCAAGGCCACCGACTCCCAGCGGATCTCCGGCGTCAAGTCGGCCGTCCAGAAGAACGTTCCCGGCACCACGGTCACCACGTCCGCCGACCTGGCGGACACCGTCTCCGGCTCCCTCTCCACCGCGTCCGACCTCGCCACCAACGTCGGCAAGTGGCTGTCGATCGCGGTCCTGATCGCCGCCTTCCTGGTGGCCGGGCTGCTCACCTCCTCGGCCGTCAGCCGCCGGGTGCGGGAGTTCGGCACACTGAAGGCGCTCGGCTGGAAGAGCGGCCGTGTCACCCGCCAGGTCGTCGGCGAAGCGCTGGTCAACGGGCTGCTCGGCGGTGTCATCGGGATCGCGCTCGGACTGGCGGGCGCGTACATCGTGACCGCCATCAGCCCGACGCTGTCCGCGTCGGTCGGCTCGTCCGGCGGCGGAGCGCGCGGCGGCTTCGGGGGAGGCGGCTTCGGCGGCGGGATGCGGGGCGGCTTCGGCGGCGGCAGGCAGGCCGCGTCGAAGGCCCTCGACATCGCGCTCACCGCGCCCGTCTCGGTCTCCACCATCGGCGTCGCGGTCGCCCTGGCCGTGGCCGGCGGGCTCATCGCGGGCGGCTTCGGCGGCTGGCGCGCCTCGCGGCTGCGGCCCGCGGACGCCCTGCGCCGCGTCGAGTAG
- a CDS encoding NAD(P)-dependent alcohol dehydrogenase translates to MTVTTVAAYAAPAPKAPLERTTVPRRPVGEHDVLIDIKFAGICHSDIHQAREGWGKGIFPMVPGHEIAGIVAEVGPGVTKFAVGDRVGVGCMVDSCRECDNCRAGLEQYCSRGNIGTYNARDKQGEPTYGGYSTHIVVDENYTLRIPEGIGLDVAAPLLCAGITTYSPLAHWKAGPGKKVAIVGLGGLGHMGVKIAHAMGAEVTVLSQSLRKQEDGLKLGADHYYATSDPKTFEELRGTLDLIVSTVSAPLPLDSYLSLLKTDGAMINVGAPEEPVSLNLFSVIGGRKTLAGSGIGGIRETQEMLDFCAEHGFGAEIEVIGADRINEAYERVVSSDVRYRFVIDTATI, encoded by the coding sequence ATGACTGTCACCACCGTCGCCGCGTACGCCGCCCCCGCTCCCAAGGCCCCGCTGGAGCGCACCACCGTGCCGCGCCGGCCGGTCGGCGAGCACGACGTACTGATCGACATCAAGTTCGCCGGTATCTGCCACTCCGACATCCACCAGGCCCGGGAGGGCTGGGGCAAGGGCATCTTCCCGATGGTCCCCGGTCACGAGATAGCGGGGATCGTCGCCGAGGTCGGCCCCGGGGTCACCAAGTTCGCCGTCGGAGACCGGGTCGGTGTCGGCTGCATGGTCGACTCCTGCCGGGAGTGCGACAACTGCAGGGCCGGCCTTGAGCAGTACTGCTCCCGGGGCAACATCGGCACGTACAACGCCCGCGACAAGCAGGGCGAGCCCACTTACGGCGGCTACTCCACGCACATCGTCGTGGACGAGAACTACACCCTGCGCATCCCCGAGGGCATCGGGCTCGACGTGGCCGCGCCGCTGCTCTGCGCCGGGATCACCACCTACTCGCCGCTCGCCCACTGGAAGGCCGGGCCCGGCAAGAAGGTCGCCATCGTCGGCCTGGGCGGCCTCGGTCACATGGGTGTCAAGATCGCACACGCGATGGGCGCCGAGGTGACCGTGCTGAGCCAGTCGCTGCGAAAGCAGGAGGACGGGCTGAAGCTGGGCGCCGACCACTACTACGCCACCAGCGACCCGAAGACCTTCGAGGAGCTCCGGGGCACCCTGGACCTGATCGTCTCCACGGTCTCCGCGCCGCTCCCGCTCGACTCGTACCTGAGTCTGCTCAAGACGGACGGCGCCATGATCAACGTCGGCGCCCCCGAGGAGCCCGTCTCGCTCAACCTGTTCTCGGTGATCGGCGGCCGGAAGACCCTCGCGGGCTCCGGCATCGGCGGCATCCGCGAGACCCAGGAGATGCTGGACTTCTGCGCCGAGCACGGCTTCGGCGCGGAGATCGAGGTGATCGGCGCCGACCGGATCAACGAGGCGTACGAGCGCGTGGTCAGCAGCGATGTGCGCTACCGCTTCGTGATCGACACCGCGACGATCTGA
- a CDS encoding helix-turn-helix domain-containing protein — translation MDQRAELSEFLRSRRARLQPQDVGLPDLGRHRRVPGLRREELAQLAGVSVAYYTRLEQGHGSNVSSDVLDSVARALRLSDAECAHLTHLAGPKPKKKRAAAARPQRMRPALQHLMDAMDGVPAYVLGRRMDILGSNRLARALFGDFTALPADGRNMARIVFLDPNSRDLYTEWECVAAEMVSALRLFAGCFPDDPQLSALVGELSVKSDEFRVLWAAHTVRDKGHCVKQLHHPLVGALTLAYETLNLPGDQDQSLITYHAEPGSDAVETLRLLASWGVDEAPRLSR, via the coding sequence ATGGACCAGCGTGCCGAACTCAGTGAATTCCTCCGTTCCCGCCGGGCCCGCCTCCAGCCGCAGGACGTGGGGCTGCCCGATCTGGGCAGGCACCGCAGGGTGCCCGGGCTGCGGCGTGAGGAGCTCGCACAGCTCGCCGGGGTGTCCGTGGCGTACTACACCCGGCTGGAACAGGGCCACGGCAGCAATGTCTCCAGCGACGTCCTGGACTCCGTGGCGCGGGCGCTGCGGCTCTCGGACGCGGAGTGCGCGCACCTGACGCACCTGGCGGGGCCGAAGCCGAAGAAGAAGCGGGCCGCTGCGGCCAGGCCGCAGCGGATGCGGCCCGCGCTCCAGCATCTGATGGACGCGATGGACGGTGTCCCCGCGTACGTCCTGGGACGGCGGATGGACATCCTCGGCTCGAACCGGCTGGCGCGTGCGCTGTTCGGTGACTTCACGGCGCTTCCGGCCGATGGGCGCAACATGGCGCGGATCGTGTTCCTCGACCCCAACTCGCGTGATCTGTACACCGAGTGGGAGTGTGTGGCGGCCGAGATGGTCAGCGCGCTCCGGTTGTTCGCGGGCTGCTTCCCCGACGATCCGCAGCTGTCCGCGCTGGTGGGCGAGCTGTCGGTGAAGAGCGACGAGTTCCGGGTGCTGTGGGCGGCGCACACCGTGCGGGACAAGGGCCACTGCGTCAAGCAGCTGCACCATCCGCTGGTGGGTGCGCTGACGCTGGCGTACGAGACGCTGAATCTGCCGGGCGACCAGGACCAGAGCCTGATCACCTACCACGCCGAGCCGGGCTCGGACGCGGTGGAGACCTTGCGGCTGCTGGCGTCCTGGGGCGTGGACGAGGCCCCGCGGCTCAGCCGGTAG
- a CDS encoding MFS transporter, protein MTNGDAPANNPAEPDVISQRRKWMVLAVVSTSLLLCGIDLTVLHAAVPSMALDLHPSGVQLLWIVDIYSLTLASLLVTCGTLGDRIGRKRMVLSGFAVFGLASAAAAFSNTTPQLIATRVALGIGAAMIMASTVAIIRVVFTDARERATAIGIWTSAHSVGATLGPLLGGLITERWGWGAVFLVNVPIVLVILVVGARVVPESRNPAPRHWDMASVAMSITGLAGVVYALKQAGEHVGVDPLILAAAFGGALLLYLFVRRQRRLAEPLLDFSLFSDRRFSTATVCVIGCFGSYVALLFFLTQWFQQVGGFSPVRAGLALMPMAAANAVGATTAPWASARWGNRWALTGSLTLFAAAAAALALTGDTGHYGQLIPPLIAAGLGAGVVMTLGADSIMAAAQPERSGEAAAIQETSFELGAGLGVAILGTALTATYRTGLPDVAGLSAQQQSTAQESFASAEEVLKQLPSATAIRLTAAARHAYDQGFTTVAGAAAAVLVATAVLAAAMLRPRTARCEEEPAEAKATP, encoded by the coding sequence ATGACGAATGGCGATGCCCCCGCAAATAATCCGGCCGAGCCGGATGTCATCTCGCAGCGGCGCAAATGGATGGTCCTCGCGGTGGTTTCCACCAGCCTCCTCCTGTGCGGAATCGACCTGACCGTTCTGCACGCGGCGGTGCCGAGCATGGCACTGGACCTGCATCCCAGCGGAGTGCAGCTGCTCTGGATCGTCGACATCTACTCACTGACGCTCGCCTCGCTGCTGGTCACCTGCGGCACCCTCGGGGACCGGATCGGGCGCAAACGCATGGTGCTCAGCGGTTTCGCCGTGTTCGGGCTGGCGTCGGCGGCCGCCGCTTTCTCCAACACGACGCCTCAACTGATCGCCACCCGGGTCGCGTTGGGCATCGGCGCCGCGATGATCATGGCGTCGACCGTGGCCATCATCCGTGTCGTGTTCACCGACGCCCGGGAACGGGCCACCGCGATCGGCATCTGGACCTCGGCCCACAGCGTCGGCGCCACCCTCGGACCGCTGCTCGGCGGCCTGATCACCGAGCGCTGGGGCTGGGGTGCGGTCTTCCTGGTCAACGTGCCCATCGTGCTGGTCATCCTCGTCGTGGGCGCCCGAGTGGTGCCGGAGTCCCGCAACCCCGCCCCGCGCCACTGGGACATGGCCAGCGTCGCCATGTCGATCACCGGGCTCGCGGGGGTCGTGTACGCCCTCAAACAGGCGGGAGAGCACGTGGGCGTCGACCCGCTCATCCTCGCTGCGGCCTTCGGCGGTGCACTGCTGCTCTACCTGTTCGTACGACGGCAGCGCCGGCTGGCCGAACCTCTGCTGGACTTCTCGCTCTTCAGCGACCGCCGCTTCTCCACCGCGACGGTGTGTGTGATCGGCTGCTTCGGCAGCTATGTGGCCCTGCTGTTCTTCCTCACCCAGTGGTTCCAGCAGGTCGGCGGGTTCTCGCCGGTCCGGGCAGGACTCGCCCTGATGCCCATGGCCGCCGCGAATGCCGTGGGTGCCACGACCGCACCCTGGGCCTCGGCGCGTTGGGGCAATCGCTGGGCCCTGACCGGATCGCTCACCCTGTTCGCCGCCGCGGCGGCCGCCCTTGCGCTGACCGGCGACACCGGGCACTACGGCCAGCTCATCCCGCCCCTCATCGCCGCCGGGCTCGGCGCGGGAGTCGTCATGACCCTGGGCGCGGACTCCATCATGGCCGCGGCGCAGCCCGAACGCTCCGGGGAGGCCGCCGCCATCCAGGAAACCTCCTTCGAGCTCGGCGCCGGCCTCGGCGTGGCCATTCTGGGCACCGCACTGACCGCGACCTACCGCACCGGGCTGCCGGACGTGGCCGGCCTGAGCGCACAGCAGCAGAGCACCGCGCAGGAATCCTTCGCCTCGGCGGAGGAAGTCCTGAAACAACTCCCGTCGGCAACGGCGATCCGGCTCACCGCAGCGGCACGCCACGCCTACGACCAGGGCTTCACCACGGTCGCGGGTGCGGCCGCGGCAGTCCTCGTGGCCACCGCGGTACTGGCCGCTGCCATGCTGCGGCCGCGGACGGCGCGGTGCGAGGAGGAGCCGGCGGAGGCGAAGGCGACGCCGTAG
- a CDS encoding Ig-like domain-containing protein yields the protein MIPISRPRIRWAVLLALLTVGALALAACSAGSGGGSGGTKTPVPTSTSTPRARLTTTPGDGAKNVGINTGDIRAAVENGTLTSVTLTDQNTGRAIPGAMATSKVSWRPGKGLKRGTPYVLTAKAKDPGGKTLAKISHFTTVAESNSVIAFFTPEPSTKVGVGMEVSFNLDKPVKDEKAVESAVTITSSGGEQAVGHWFNPQRLDFRPKEYWTPGSVVKVRLKLAGVEVSPGVYGVQDKTFSFTVGRSQISTVDAAKQSMTVVRDGSPLKTIPVSSGSPSHGTYNGTMVISEKYQQTKMDSTTVGLGSEYNIPDVPHAQRLTRSGTFIHGNYWAAPSTFGSQATSHGCIGMRDAQGGTDTSTPAGWFYTNSLIGDVVIVKNSAGGGKVTPDNGINGWNLPWADWTAGSALK from the coding sequence TTGATACCGATCAGCCGTCCCCGGATCCGATGGGCCGTCCTCCTGGCCCTGCTCACCGTCGGGGCGCTGGCGCTCGCCGCCTGCTCCGCAGGGTCCGGCGGCGGCAGCGGCGGTACGAAGACCCCGGTGCCCACCAGCACGAGTACGCCCCGGGCCCGGCTCACCACCACACCGGGGGACGGGGCCAAGAACGTCGGCATCAACACCGGGGACATCCGGGCCGCCGTGGAGAACGGCACCCTGACCTCGGTCACCCTGACGGACCAGAACACCGGCCGGGCCATTCCCGGTGCGATGGCCACGTCCAAGGTCTCCTGGCGGCCGGGGAAGGGCCTGAAACGCGGCACGCCGTACGTGCTCACCGCGAAGGCCAAGGACCCGGGCGGCAAGACCCTGGCGAAGATCTCCCACTTCACCACCGTCGCCGAAAGCAATTCGGTGATCGCGTTCTTCACCCCCGAACCGAGCACCAAGGTCGGTGTCGGTATGGAGGTCTCCTTCAACCTCGACAAACCGGTGAAGGACGAGAAGGCCGTCGAATCGGCCGTCACCATCACGTCGAGCGGCGGCGAACAGGCCGTGGGCCACTGGTTCAACCCGCAGCGTCTCGACTTCCGGCCGAAGGAGTACTGGACGCCGGGGTCGGTGGTGAAGGTGCGGCTGAAGCTGGCCGGTGTCGAGGTCTCCCCCGGTGTGTACGGCGTGCAGGACAAGACGTTCTCGTTCACCGTCGGGCGGTCCCAGATCTCCACCGTGGACGCGGCGAAGCAGTCGATGACCGTGGTGCGCGACGGCAGCCCGCTCAAGACCATCCCGGTCTCCAGCGGCTCCCCGTCCCACGGCACGTACAACGGCACGATGGTGATCTCGGAGAAGTACCAGCAGACCAAGATGGACAGCACGACGGTCGGGCTCGGCAGCGAGTACAACATCCCGGACGTGCCGCACGCGCAGCGGCTGACCCGGTCGGGGACCTTCATCCACGGCAACTACTGGGCGGCGCCCAGCACGTTCGGCTCGCAGGCCACCAGCCACGGCTGCATCGGGATGCGGGACGCGCAGGGCGGTACGGACACCTCCACCCCGGCCGGCTGGTTCTACACCAACTCGCTGATCGGTGACGTGGTCATCGTGAAGAACTCGGCCGGGGGCGGCAAGGTCACCCCGGACAACGGCATCAACGGATGGAACCTCCCCTGGGCCGACTGGACGGCCGGGAGCGCGCTGAAGTGA